Within Rhododendron vialii isolate Sample 1 chromosome 12a, ASM3025357v1, the genomic segment TAAAATCACAAAAGCTTACCTACTGCTGTTATTCAGATCAATTGCTTCACCCGCGATGATAAAGAACCAATCTCTTCTTTAATTGCTTTTAACAAATCACATCAATATTTCACTGGAAAGAACAGAACAGACCAAAGCGTGTCATGAACAATTTGAAGATGGCCAAACCATTGCAACCCTTGGAGACCAAAGCCCCACAAACAATTTTCTCAATAACATAAAGCAAAAATCTAACCACATCCATCACAAAAAACCCCAAACCATTCACTCTAGCATAACTAGAGAGAGAACAAACTACTATCATGAACAATTTGAAGATGGCCAAACCATTGCAACCCTTGGAGACCAAAGTGGAGACCAAAGCCCCACAAACTATTTTCTCaataaaataaagcaaaaatcTAACCACATCcatcacataaaaaaaaaaacccaaaccacTCACTCTAGCATAActaaagagagaacaaaatacttacccaaaaaaaaaagagagagaacaaactCACCACTGGCTGAGCgtcaaaagaagcaaaacatgAAACAAGCCTCCAAACCAACCCAGAGAAGAACACGAGCAGAACCAGGCCAGGgcaaaaatgagagaaagaacCAGGCTTTATATATGACCTGTATTCTCTATTCTTAGTGCACAAGCAACAAGTACACTATTCCTCCAACCACTCTCATCCATTCTGCCCCCCAGAGAAGTACGTACGGTGGAGCAGGAAAATCACGTGGACAAGCCATAAAATGGACGAAACAACTTGCAAAgaccaaaattaccaaaacacgcCGGCAACAAACAAAAGCAAACCCAATGGATTCAAGGGCATTTACGACATCTCAACAACAATATAGTGATGGAGGAGCCATCCTCCAAAACCTGACCAATTCTCTTTTATAATACTTCGTATGGATATCATCTAGTTGATCCACCAACTACAAGGTTTATCTGCCAGTAGTTCGCGATGATGATCAAATAATATTAGACAAAAAAGGTTTGACTATAATTTCATAATTCTAAAGCATAGGAAATGTGGATTGTGTATGAtaacaaacaaaaacgaaacTAATGCAGTAGGTTTAAGGGTATGTATGTCATTTTGAGTCCTTTGTACTAAAGGGTCTATAAATAGGGGTCTAGAGTGCTCATTaggtagcttttgattattaagaatattgaatatattgattgaaacatagtttctctctctaccctatGGGGTTTATCCCCTTGAATGGGATTTTGTTCCCTTATTTGAATCTTTAATTCCCTTTGATATTTTaattgcatcatttggtatcagagcacctAGGCTCGATCCCCACTCTTCATCTCGCCAGAAACTTTGCCGGAAACCTAAACCTCGCTAGAAAACCTTGCCGGAAAAATCTCTCCAGAGCTCATTTCCCTAGATCTTCCTATTTCACACTATCTTAGACTAAAATCACAACCCAAATCAACCATTCGGAGTTCTAATCTCTCATTCGCGACCTATTGGAACCTGTACGAAACCAAAATCAACACACCCGTACGACCACCCCCAAGCCTGTACGACCACAGACGGAGCTCAAAACCCTCAAAGCTCACCAGTACAACCTTCGATTCTTCTGAATCGACTAAACCGAAGGCAGTCGAATGCATTTAAAGGCTGTAGACATGATTCGAACACTGTTCAAGTTGATTCGGTCCTCGTTCATCCAGATCTGAGCTCGAATCTGCAATTTCAAGCACCAATCGAGTGATTGGGTACTTTTCGAACCTCAATCTGACGTAATCGGACCTTGAATTAGCGATTCTGAACTGCCAAACACCATTTCAGCACTCAGAACAGTGAAATACCCCTTCGAAATTCTACTTCAGCACTTGAATCAGATCGTTTGGCCATTTTCGGAGCTCAAAACAGTGACTTATAGCTGCGAACTACTATTTTGGCACTCGAATCAGTGTTTCAGGTTTGATTTCAGTTGGGTCTCTTTCATTTGTTCTATTTGCTTCGATTTCTTGCGGTTTATTGTTGGGTTGTCACTATTTGGAATCATTTGTGTCGATTGAATGTGATTTGAGGCTGTTTGGGTACTGAGTTAACTGGGTTTGATCAATTTTGCACCGAGTTGACTGAGTTTGGGTTTAAAATCACTGAGTTGACTGAGTTCGGTGACTGAGTTGATTGGGTTTTCAATATTTGAGATTGATTTGCTTGTTTGGAGTTGATTGTGGTATTGTAATGGCActaagagatagagaaagaagagGTAGAGGTAGAGAAGTTATAGGAAagtttggtgatgaaattgatACTTATAGCAATTCAAATTGCAGGAGGAATAAAATTAAAGAGTTGAGTGAACAAGTTGCTACCTTGTATGACAAGGTGCGATGTTTGCGACGTCCGACCGAAAGGAATGATTCCATTGCATTGGAAATTCGTTATGATGCTCCGCATTGGCATAGAGCAAATTTGGTTGGATTTGAATACACATCGGTGAATGATGTTGATAATGAACTTCCTAAGTTTTGTGGAAGCCCACTAGAGTTCGTTGGTTGGTTGAACACCATTGAGAGTGTGTTCGAATATTGTTTTGTTACCGAAGAAAAGAAGGTGAAGTTGGCATCTACTTGCCTTAAGGGAAGAGCTTCGGATTGGTGGACACAACTCAAAGTTAGTCGACAAAGGAGAGGCAAAAAAAAGATTAAGGAATGGAgtaagatgaagaagaagctcAAGGAGGAATTCTTACCTTTCCCTCAACATCCCAATGCCGTTTCCTTGACTAGTTTTGGTAAGAGCAAGTCCTAAGGGGCTATCCCAATTGAAAATCAACCTTTAACCAGCACCTTGGAGGATAGAAATCCGTCACCTTGTGGAATATTCAAATGCTTCAAGATTGGGGGATCATCTCTTGAGTTGAAAGTTGGTGAAAAGGCTAGTGATCATGTTCTTAATCCTCTCTTTGTCAACGAGGTGAAAGAACCAAGTTGTGATGATGATTATCGGTATACTAATGTTCCAATCTTTGATGAACATCCAAGTGAAGAACTTGAGGGTGTTCTTGGAGATGATTGTGTATTTGAGATTGAAAATGAATGTGAAGATTTACCCATCTTTGATGTGCCTCTAAAGGAAGATTTTGGAGGTGTTTTGGAAAGCGTTCCCGAGTTTGATGCGTTTTCAAAGGAGgacaatgatgatgatgatgttccTATCTTTGATGAACTCTCACACAAAGATTTGGAGGATGATTTTGCCTTTGAGACTAGTGGTAATTTAGATGGTGCTCCAATATATGACAAGTTTGAAGAAGAGTTTGGTGGTgataaagaagaaagatttgatgATGTTGGTGGTAGTAGTATAGAACAAGAAATGCCTATTCTTGTGAACAATTAGCCTTGCCTCTTGCATTGGGAAGATAGGGGACAAATACAAGAAGAATGGCATGGAGGTGATGTTGCATTGTGTGTGCTACCAAAGACAAATGAGATTGCTTTCAATCGCTGGACCGGAAAAGTTGCTGATCAAGGATTTATTCCCGGGGTTTTATAAAACGCCGGAAATAGTTGCCAAAACGCAGGGAAACATAACCCCGGGAAGTATTCCCGAGCCCGGCAATCGCGGCATTCAGTGCAAACGCCGGGAAAAACACCGGGAAGGCTTTTCCCGGCGTTTATTTCACTATTGCCGCCAGAAAAAGTctgatttcttgtagtgtcaaACAATGAAGAGGAGCATTTTGAGTTCCCAGTTTTCTGATAAGGATACACACACATGCAAATCTGGGTAGCTAAATGTTCAGAAGCCCATTCATAATATTTAGGATGGTCGGGCTCAAGTAATGTGTGGACAATTCTAGACCCAGTTCAGGAGATTTGAATGTTTGGTAGAAGAATGTTCAGAAGCCCCCTAGCACTGGTTTGGGCATGGTTCGTACTCACCTAGTTTGGACAATTCCAGACTGGCCAGTACACGAGCTTTGCTTGTGTTGGAGTGATAAAGAAGGTTAAATAAACTTGCAATTAAGCCCATACAATCATCTGATGCCCAATAGGGTATAATCCCAAATTAAGAAGCGCAAACACTTCAAAGAAGGATACGTGTCTGACACGAACACTTTTCAGACACTATCAGACACGCGTACGATTCTCTTTTTATTGCGTccataaataagaaaaaactacTTAATTCCAACATTTTTGTAACTTGTCAGACACTTAGGATTCTATGACAAGTAAATTGGTATGGAATAGACACTTCTTAAATACTTCCTAATGTCGAATtatcaaatttttgaaattagacATCCCCATCTAATACAAGTTGGACAGATTCATGTTCACTACCAATTTTgtggagaaataaaaaaaggttctttaaataaataaatactaagTAGAGGATTTAGCATTTCCTAGCTTTGTCCATGCATTCTTTTCAAAGATTTCTGAGTCCCGTGTCCATCAAGATTCTTTGTAACTTCTTGTACCTTATCCATTATTTCATACAGGACGTAAACTTATGGTGACATGAACGCAAGACAACAAATCCGCATGTCTATATCCTACTTTTTAGATAAATAGTGTATCCGCGTGTCCATGGCCATATCTGTGCTTCTTAATTCTCAATCCTAGGTGATGTGATTCCCCAGAACTAACAAGTACGATAACATGTTCACAAACAAAGCTCATACACAAAGGAGCTATATAACCTCTGTTAGATAACATAATAAGTAAGCATTTGCTAGTAACTGAACTAACTATTCTCAAACCAAAACACAAGTCAAAGGCAGCTAAAGATGTTGAATGACAGACTTAGCATGAAGATTACTGTGTCAAATAACTTCCAAATGCATAAGTTGGAATCTGAATACAACTTACATATAGCAATATAGGTTTTGCATCCGAACAGTCCCAACAGAACCATTGATTATCCTGGGGCCTTTCCGTATGGAACCGTATTGTGAAAACATACTGTGAGACTTTCCAGTGTCTGAACGCATTTTTGGTTTTCGTAATCCCACAACTGTAACCTGTTCCGAagcatattttcaaaataatacagaAAATCTTATCTTGTCAAGCAGGATCAGAATCCAAAGTGTAGTAGTAGTTCATCAACAGTGTTGAAAAAACCTCCTACGCAGTATCATCCAAATCCATATACACCACAAAAAGCTAACGTGAAAAGTCATTGGCTGTGTTCGTTTTGCatatttgggtattttagttttcgtagtgggtggagagagaaatatggtaatgattagaaaacaaaactaaaacaaaaataaaatgtgaaacgaacaaggccattGTCTATCAAATGGGAATCTCCAACGTCAAATTGAGGCTTGTGGAGCAAAGAttcaaaaggaaacaagaaGATTCCAGATCACCAAATCTGCAAGAAGCAATTGTCAATAGGCCAAGACATCCAATTTCACCCCCGGTTACCATGGATGAACAAGTCATTAGTTCTGGAAAACCACTCATTGCTTGCgtgcaaataaaaattgctgATGGAACTACAAACAGATGTTAAAGATGGCAGGCAAATAAGCGCCATCGCAAAACTAACGCAagtcaaataaacaaaaaacaagaaagtttattttctcttgagaatATAGCCCTTTTAcatattcaaaataattttgattttccTGTCAGAGAAGAATTGGCGTAGCTTCCAAATTATTCTACAAGTGTGTGAGTAGGTGTACAAATCTCCATCAAGACCCCTACACATCTAGAGGTGCAATTTGcaactactaaaactaaacaacCTAGTATTTGattaaacaaaagaaagatCCAGAAATACGACATTTGTAGACAGGCATATAGGGTGAGAAGAATATAGCAGAACAGATTGAAGCATTAAGTGTGAAGCAAAACTATCTGTGGTTAGATTCATGAAGAGAAAATTAGGCATTTAAGACACAAATAAAGTCCCAATCTTGTGCATTATCGGGAAAGAAGTTGAAATAATGACAAATATGATTCACCAAAATACGAACAAGGGCTTGTTAATCTAGTAACAACAGCTTCATAGAGGCaatcaagaggaagcttaaAGAACCCACTCACTTCCACAAGTATTTCAGTTGTCTGTAAAGGTATTGTTGCATGTGAATATGTGTTTATTTGATAGAGCTGCAAATGACTATGGCTTCATATACCTATTTTATAGTACACTATAATAAGGCAACACCTATTCTGGTTAAGACAGGATTTGGTCTGGCTAGCCATACTTTTTGTTCTCCAATCCTAACCAAAAGATTTAAAACAGTCCACTTAGATTGTATTCCAGATCATTAGTTACTTCTCAATGTTCTTAGAGAAAACTATGGCAGGTTTCTATATGCAACCAAGCAAGCAACATGGATATATGGACATGAGACACGGACATGAGGGTACGTTTTTCTATGGTTAACTTAATTCATAGACCAATACAACACCACAGGAGCAGAGAGGCACCAAAGGAAACAAAGCCAAACTCACCCTCCCCTTACACCATTCACAACATGACAAAACACAGATTAAAGAAACAAAGCTCATCAAGACTTATGAACAAGGATGCATTGTGGAATGGGCCAATCTCAAATGATTAGTTTATTTTGATACGTCCTTTTCACTCCCCTCCACTGCAGCTCTAACATCCCTTTCATTAAGAGCTTTCAAGCAAGCCATATCCAAGCATTTAGCCCCAAAATTCTGGTGTTCATCTCACCCCCAGAGCTGATAAACAACAGCTGCAAGGGAAGGTTCATAGATTGCATGACTCAATTCTTCCCATTCCGATGGTGACTAGTACATTCCACTTCCTCACCTAGAGTACTTGGAGATTTAGCAAGGTTGTTCTTCCATAAAAAGTTATCCCAGATAGAAGTTgataaagggaaaaagagaaTAGATCATATATGGTCTCACAAGACTGGTTGCAGAAGACATAAGTGTCCTCAACAGATTTACTTATCCCCCCACCACAAATCTATCCCCTTGTTCAAAGCCTACCCAAGACAGCCATCCAAAGGAAAGTCACCTAACTACTTACTTGCCCAATGCCTcgttgaactttcaatcacccTTCTTCACGATTTTAATTGACAATTCATATGCCACATAGAGCATTCAAATTTACCAAATAAACCAGTTATACACAAATCAAAGCCGTAAGGACCCATAAAGCTATAGAATGACATAATTCCATCTAGTTTTAACCAACAAAGCCAACATATAAGATGTTACTTGAACTACCTGATTGGCCAGTTCAAATTGGGATTGGGGCACAAATCCTTTTCGTCTCTTGTGAAGAAAATAGAAGCCTCTTACTGGTGGCATTGCCTCACAATTTACCCTCTCCATGATgtcaaaaaaaggaagaaaacaacTAATTAGAATTAGCAAGGAGGCCTTTTGAATTAGATCCACTGTTGGGATTTAGAAATTACAACTTCATGGATCACATTCGACATACAGTGTTCTCTAAATTGAATACAAAAGAGATAGAACTAATctctcaaacaaaaatataaattgatCTTAAAAGGGGCAAATGACAATCATTTGAAAACCAAATTCAGCTATGGAGCCACTTAGTCCTTTTCTCTTTGTTAGAGCAATACTACTTAACTTGAGCCAAAGTATCATGTCGTGTCATTGAATTTCCAAACATTTGCATGTCCAAATGTGAGTGGCCCGTTTAATTATACGTTTCAGTAACACCAGCAGTTCATGAAGAAACCCACAAAAACATGTACAGAATGTTAATGAACTATCTATAGAACTCTGTAGAAGTTAAATCCcaactgaaattaaaaaatccATACCTTGTCAAAAGTTTGTGTTACTTTCCTCATCACGAACCTCTAGGATTTAAGTGCCGACTACCCGATACTTTATATAGCAAACTGTAATCAGAGGGATAACGAAGATGTCAGTAACGACACAAAACTCATTAGTAGAGAGTCATGGGAATGCAAGAACTTCAACAAACAACACATGCCCACTTTGCTCCAATTGTAAATTCTATATGGGTAGGAGGAACCAGAACTAAAGATTGATCAGAACCATGAGAttacacaaaacaaaaagtctaaaTAGTGAGTGAGAAAGCGGAACTAAAAAATACATTATAGAAAAGCATGAAATTGAAAAGATTATGAATAAttagacaaaaataattcactCAAATCTCATCAAACAACCAATTTACATGCTTGAACTAATGGATTTCACACATTTTGCCACACAAAATTGATTCCATTTTGTGTAACTTTAAAAATCACATAATGGTTGATGAAGTATCTGTACAAAGCAATTAACTAGCAAGTAAACCAAAAAATACAAAGCTTAACTAAACCAAATATGCTTACTTCCAAAGGAAAACTACTAATCACCTAGGAGGGCATTCTGTCAAACACCTAGTAGGCGTTCTCTTCTCACAGTTTTGCCTCGCTCTTCTTCCCTAACAATAGGGCAAAGGGTTAGCACCATACCTCAGTTTAAGACAACAACAATAcactataaatagaagaaattaactgcaaaataaaaagaaaatgattcttCTCAAAAcggatttcaaaaaattactaattGCTCCACTACCTGAGAAACGTGAGGGGGAGAAGAGACAGGAGCATTTACCAGAGGTCATAGTTTGGTGGTCCGGATGGAAATAGGAGGGGAGATCGATGCATTCATGGAGACGGAGGGAGACAAAGTAGAAGTCTTCAACAGTGGCATCCCGATCAGCAGTTGGC encodes:
- the LOC131310082 gene encoding uncharacterized protein LOC131310082, giving the protein MPPVRGFYFLHKRRKGFVPQSQFELANQVTVVGLRKPKMRSDTGKSHSMFSQYGSIRKGPRIINGSVGTVRMQNLYCYMSYIKPGSFSHFCPGLVLLVFFSGLVWRLVSCFASFDAQPVNCQGNGRPDREYENWRWKPSKCDLPRFDGKKFQELMRGKTIAFIGDSVAQNQMESLLCILWQASCKSF